A single Defluviitalea saccharophila DNA region contains:
- a CDS encoding valine--tRNA ligase, with amino-acid sequence MEKVYDPSIVEDRLYQNWLDKKYFHAEVDRSRKPFTIVIPPPNITGQLHMGHALDNTLQDILIRWKRMQGYNTLWMPGTDHASIATEVKIVQKMAEEGLTKQDLGREGFLKRAWEWKEEYGGTILKQLQKLGSSCDWDRERFTMDEGLSRAVLEVFIRLYEKGWIYRGAKIINWCPECQTTISDAEVEHQEKGGHFWHIRYPIKDGEGYIQIATTRPETMLGDTAVAVHPEDERYKDLIGKTVILPLVNREIPIVADEYVDKEFGTGVVKITPAHDPNDFEVGLRHNLPQINILNDDGTLNQTAGKYAGMDRYEARKLIVKDLEEQGYLVKIEDHVHNVGLHDRCNTVIEPMIKMQWFVKMDELAKPAIEVLKNGKLRFVPERFGKVYLHWLENIRDWCISRQLWWGHRIPAYYCDQCGHIEVAREMPKACSKCGHTSFKQDEDTLDTWFSSALWPFSTLGWPDKTEELDYFYPTDVLVTGYDIIFFWVVRMVFSGLEQMGEVPFKDVLIHGLVRDSQGRKMSKSLGNGVDPLEIIEKYGADALRLTLVTGNAPGNDMRFYYERVEASRNFGNKIWNATRFILMNLEGEDVVQVKLEDLTGADKWILSKVNTLAKEVTENMDKYELGIAVSKLYDFFWEEFCDWYIEMVKPRLYNKEDPTRKAALWTLKTVLINALKLLHPYMPFITEEIFTNVQKQEETIMLSAWPEFKAEWNFSVEEDEIELMKQAIRNIRNLRAEMNVPPSKKAKLIVVSEDDKVLDIFERGKVFFASLAYGNEILVQKDKTGIDDDAVSTIIPGATIFIPFAELVDIAKEIERLQKEKEKLIKEVERVEKKLSNKGFVEKAPQKVIEEEKEKQVKYKTMLEQVQERLEALSKK; translated from the coding sequence ATGGAAAAGGTATATGATCCTTCAATAGTTGAAGATCGTTTGTATCAAAATTGGCTGGATAAGAAATATTTTCACGCAGAAGTAGATCGTTCTAGAAAACCATTTACTATCGTTATTCCACCACCAAATATTACAGGACAGCTGCATATGGGGCATGCGCTGGATAATACCCTTCAGGATATTCTGATTCGCTGGAAAAGAATGCAGGGATATAATACCCTTTGGATGCCGGGAACAGACCATGCGAGTATTGCAACAGAAGTAAAAATTGTTCAAAAGATGGCAGAAGAAGGTTTGACCAAACAAGACTTAGGAAGAGAAGGGTTCTTAAAGAGAGCATGGGAATGGAAAGAAGAATATGGCGGAACCATATTAAAACAGCTTCAGAAATTAGGTAGTTCCTGTGACTGGGACAGAGAACGCTTTACCATGGATGAAGGTTTATCTAGAGCCGTATTGGAAGTATTTATTCGTCTTTATGAAAAGGGATGGATTTATAGAGGTGCTAAAATTATTAACTGGTGTCCTGAATGTCAGACAACTATTTCTGATGCCGAAGTAGAGCATCAGGAAAAGGGTGGACATTTCTGGCATATTCGATATCCTATTAAAGATGGCGAAGGCTATATTCAAATTGCGACCACCCGTCCTGAAACCATGTTAGGAGATACTGCCGTAGCTGTTCATCCTGAGGATGAAAGATACAAAGATCTTATTGGAAAGACCGTAATCCTTCCTCTTGTGAACAGGGAAATACCTATTGTAGCTGACGAGTATGTAGACAAAGAGTTCGGAACAGGTGTTGTAAAGATTACTCCTGCCCATGACCCTAACGACTTTGAAGTAGGGTTAAGACACAATCTTCCACAGATTAATATTTTAAATGATGACGGAACCTTAAACCAAACTGCAGGGAAATATGCAGGAATGGATCGTTATGAAGCCCGTAAATTAATCGTAAAAGATTTAGAAGAACAAGGATATTTAGTAAAGATTGAAGACCATGTGCATAATGTAGGTCTTCATGATCGCTGTAATACAGTCATCGAACCTATGATTAAAATGCAGTGGTTTGTTAAAATGGATGAATTGGCAAAACCTGCAATTGAAGTGTTAAAAAATGGAAAGTTAAGATTTGTTCCAGAACGCTTTGGTAAAGTATACCTTCACTGGCTGGAAAACATTAGAGACTGGTGTATTTCAAGACAGTTATGGTGGGGACATAGAATTCCTGCATACTACTGTGATCAATGCGGACATATAGAAGTAGCAAGGGAAATGCCTAAAGCTTGTTCTAAATGTGGTCATACTTCATTTAAACAAGATGAAGATACATTAGATACATGGTTTAGTTCTGCGCTTTGGCCTTTCTCAACACTTGGATGGCCGGATAAAACAGAAGAACTGGATTATTTCTATCCTACTGACGTTTTAGTTACAGGATACGATATTATTTTCTTCTGGGTTGTAAGGATGGTATTCTCAGGATTAGAACAAATGGGAGAAGTACCATTTAAAGACGTTCTGATCCATGGACTTGTAAGAGACTCTCAGGGAAGAAAGATGAGTAAGTCCTTGGGTAATGGGGTAGATCCGCTGGAAATCATAGAAAAGTATGGTGCAGATGCCCTTCGCTTAACCCTAGTAACAGGAAATGCGCCTGGAAACGATATGCGTTTCTACTACGAAAGAGTTGAAGCAAGCAGAAACTTTGGAAATAAGATTTGGAATGCTACACGCTTCATATTAATGAATCTTGAAGGTGAAGATGTAGTTCAAGTTAAACTTGAAGATCTAACTGGAGCAGATAAATGGATTCTCTCTAAAGTAAATACTTTAGCTAAAGAAGTTACAGAAAACATGGATAAATATGAACTGGGAATTGCTGTTTCAAAATTATATGATTTCTTCTGGGAAGAATTCTGCGATTGGTACATTGAGATGGTTAAACCTCGTTTGTATAATAAAGAGGATCCTACTAGAAAAGCTGCTCTATGGACTTTAAAAACAGTACTTATCAATGCCCTTAAACTGCTTCATCCATATATGCCTTTTATTACCGAGGAAATATTTACAAATGTTCAAAAACAAGAAGAAACCATCATGCTTTCAGCATGGCCTGAATTTAAAGCTGAATGGAATTTCTCTGTTGAAGAAGATGAAATAGAATTAATGAAACAAGCGATTAGAAACATTAGAAACCTAAGGGCGGAAATGAATGTTCCACCTTCAAAGAAAGCAAAACTTATCGTTGTTTCTGAAGACGATAAAGTTCTTGATATTTTTGAAAGAGGAAAGGTATTCTTTGCATCCCTTGCTTATGGAAATGAAATATTGGTTCAAAAAGATAAAACAGGAATAGATGACGATGCTGTATCAACGATTATTCCTGGAGCGACTATTTTTATTCCTTTTGCTGAATTAGTAGATATTGCAAAAGAAATCGAACGTCTTCAAAAAGAAAAGGAAAAACTTATAAAAGAAGTAGAACGGGTAGAAAAGAAATTAAGCAATAAAGGCTTTGTGGAAAAAGCACCTCAAAAGGTTATAGAAGAAGAAAAAGAAAAACAAGTGAAGTACAAGACAATGCTTGAACAGGTTCAAGAAAGACTTGAAGCTTTGTCTAAGAAATAA
- the cas2 gene encoding CRISPR-associated endonuclease Cas2, with product MYVLIVYDVEEKRVAKVLKFLRKHLNWIQNSVFEGEVTEAQLMEIKMGLKKITNKEQDSIIIFKARNQKWLNKEIMGKEKNPITNLLD from the coding sequence ATGTATGTATTGATTGTTTATGATGTAGAGGAAAAACGTGTAGCCAAAGTGCTTAAATTCTTAAGAAAGCATTTGAATTGGATTCAAAACTCAGTTTTCGAAGGAGAAGTAACAGAAGCTCAATTAATGGAAATCAAAATGGGATTAAAAAAGATTACAAATAAAGAGCAAGACTCCATTATTATCTTTAAAGCAAGAAATCAAAAATGGTTAAATAAAGAAATAATGGGAAAAGAAAAAAATCCTATTACAAATCTTTTGGATTGA
- the cas1b gene encoding type I-B CRISPR-associated endonuclease Cas1b — MKRSYYIMKSGRIRRKDNTVFFESDGDKKVIPINDIDDMYIMGEVDFNSKALNFLGKNKVMIHIFDYYGNYSGSFYPKEYLLSGFTIVKQVEKYLNPEPRLQIAKEFIRGASFNILKNLKYYQNRKGNLEQIIEFIEIERERIGQARDIQHLMSIEGRIREIYYRAFDIITDNKFPFVQRIKHPPDNAMNAMISFGNHLMYTAILREIYQTQLNPTVSYLHEPGARRFSLALDISEIFKPIIVDRVIFSLINQNIITEEDFAEELNYCYLNETGRKKFIKAFDEKMTSTIQHRKLNKTMSYKTLIQIECYKLIKHLTDIEEYEAFQAWW, encoded by the coding sequence ATGAAGCGAAGTTATTACATTATGAAATCCGGAAGAATAAGAAGAAAAGATAATACTGTATTTTTTGAAAGTGATGGAGATAAAAAAGTAATACCCATAAATGATATTGATGATATGTATATCATGGGAGAAGTAGATTTTAATAGTAAAGCACTAAATTTTTTAGGTAAAAACAAAGTTATGATTCATATTTTTGACTACTACGGTAATTATTCTGGAAGTTTTTATCCAAAAGAATATTTGCTTTCTGGATTTACGATAGTTAAGCAAGTAGAAAAATATTTAAATCCTGAACCAAGACTTCAAATTGCAAAAGAGTTTATTCGGGGAGCCAGCTTTAATATATTAAAAAACTTAAAATATTATCAAAATAGAAAAGGGAATTTGGAGCAAATCATAGAATTTATAGAGATAGAAAGAGAACGGATTGGACAAGCCAGAGACATACAACATCTAATGAGTATAGAAGGGCGTATTAGAGAAATATACTATCGAGCATTTGATATTATCACTGATAATAAATTTCCGTTTGTTCAAAGAATCAAACATCCACCGGACAATGCCATGAATGCGATGATTTCATTTGGAAATCATCTTATGTATACTGCGATACTTCGTGAAATATATCAGACTCAATTAAATCCCACAGTAAGTTATTTACATGAACCTGGAGCCAGAAGGTTTTCATTGGCATTAGATATCAGCGAAATATTCAAACCCATTATTGTAGATCGAGTTATTTTCTCACTGATTAATCAAAATATAATTACAGAAGAAGATTTTGCAGAAGAACTCAATTACTGTTATTTAAATGAAACAGGTCGTAAAAAATTCATTAAAGCTTTTGATGAAAAGATGACATCTACTATTCAGCACAGAAAGTTAAACAAAACCATGAGCTATAAGACACTTATTCAGATTGAATGTTATAAATTGATAAAGCATTTAACCGATATTGAGGAATACGAAGCATTCCAAGCGTGGTGGTAA
- the cas4 gene encoding CRISPR-associated protein Cas4 — MFEDTRVTGTEVNYYFVCTKKLWFFTHGIQMEQTSDRVYMGKLMHEDSFAREDKEILIDGTIKLDFIKKSLEVHESKLTNSMQEATLYQILYYIYYLKGKGVENIKGFVHFPKSKRKEEVQLTEEYEQELQEVIQRILEIKQSSKPPSVEEKKICKKCSYYNLCFC; from the coding sequence ATGTTTGAAGATACTCGAGTGACTGGTACGGAAGTTAATTACTATTTTGTTTGTACAAAAAAGCTATGGTTTTTTACCCATGGAATTCAGATGGAGCAAACATCGGATAGAGTTTATATGGGAAAGCTGATGCATGAAGACAGTTTTGCAAGAGAAGATAAAGAAATACTGATAGACGGTACCATTAAGCTTGATTTTATTAAGAAATCTTTAGAAGTCCATGAAAGCAAATTAACTAATTCTATGCAGGAAGCTACGCTGTATCAAATATTGTATTATATTTATTACTTAAAGGGAAAAGGTGTTGAGAACATAAAAGGTTTTGTGCACTTTCCAAAAAGCAAGAGAAAAGAAGAAGTTCAATTAACTGAAGAATACGAACAAGAGTTGCAGGAGGTTATACAAAGAATTCTGGAAATCAAACAATCTTCAAAACCACCAAGCGTAGAAGAGAAAAAAATATGTAAAAAATGCAGTTACTATAATCTCTGCTTCTGTTAG
- the cas3 gene encoding CRISPR-associated helicase Cas3' produces MLYAKRHYEEGKLVEETLEQHISECLSIYDQMMKLIPQCPYNVSFSKFAWQEIVFLAVAFHDIGKASSQFQNITLSLEVSESWRFRHEVLSAEFIDLLDVDETTARILKLAILGHHERNVDEIWRNMAFEENDFNPFGLEGDQKRKEQYDIAKKSILETWNESKQVLRWIQEKFAKRFNQELSIVYDFNRMQPVFELINDYRYSALNDYKNYYYELILLLKGILITCDHLGSGHNRIKHIDTDILNWYKEKFNIGSNGNDFRNTQKDSNVKKDALLIAPTGTGKTEAAFIWANNYLKENPYRRIFYVLPYTASINGMYERLQKERFAINKVDMKHGKSLYAYYQQLLSQIHGENDVTTESKKDIQTKARYMHHLSKEISNPIKIVTPHQIIKAFYKVKGYETLLTEFYDALFILDEIHCYDIELTCILILVMKYIKRHLNGKLFLMSATFPEVLKTAIMEQLDIDYEITMKEEELKNYVRHQLHLCEGSIEMQMDTITEDLKNGKRVLVVCNTIKKAQYMYDCLKSIPETSLILHSYFAAKDRKCIEERLLKGEKGESGYEPIQLLVGTQAIEVSLDLDFDVIYTELAPIDALIQRFGRVYRNRKRKDEEYGQVYVCTDIDKGSDFIYNKPIKLLDKTLKQLVLYNGKCLENEIIKQMLNDVYGEEYKERFQKTFQDLVRKFQNICLYPLLDYSKEAQEYFNQFDGMKMCPEIYLEQYMDCIQNRLYIEAESYLMTVSGRKIFYYLSSGKIDWVKINYKHQVLVAYSIFFDYDEENGLQEKNIREGEGLFAE; encoded by the coding sequence ATGCTATATGCTAAAAGACATTATGAAGAAGGCAAATTAGTAGAAGAAACCTTGGAACAACATATATCCGAATGTTTGAGTATTTATGACCAAATGATGAAGCTGATACCTCAATGCCCTTACAATGTGTCATTTTCAAAATTTGCCTGGCAGGAAATTGTTTTCCTGGCTGTTGCTTTTCATGATATAGGAAAGGCATCCAGTCAGTTTCAAAATATCACACTAAGTCTTGAAGTTTCCGAATCATGGAGATTTCGCCATGAAGTACTTTCAGCAGAATTTATAGATTTATTAGATGTAGATGAAACTACAGCAAGAATACTTAAGTTAGCTATCCTTGGACATCATGAAAGAAATGTAGATGAGATATGGAGGAATATGGCTTTTGAAGAAAATGATTTTAATCCTTTTGGATTAGAGGGAGATCAAAAAAGAAAAGAACAGTATGATATAGCCAAAAAAAGTATATTAGAAACTTGGAATGAATCAAAACAAGTTCTAAGGTGGATTCAAGAAAAGTTTGCGAAACGATTTAACCAAGAGCTATCAATTGTCTATGATTTTAATAGAATGCAGCCAGTATTTGAATTAATTAACGACTATAGATATTCAGCTTTAAATGACTATAAAAATTATTATTATGAGCTGATTCTATTATTAAAAGGAATATTGATTACTTGTGACCATTTAGGTTCAGGACATAATCGTATTAAGCATATAGATACGGATATTCTTAATTGGTATAAAGAAAAATTTAATATCGGCTCTAATGGCAATGATTTTCGTAACACACAGAAAGACAGCAATGTTAAGAAGGATGCATTATTGATTGCACCTACCGGAACAGGTAAAACCGAGGCAGCTTTCATATGGGCGAATAATTATCTGAAAGAAAATCCCTATCGCCGTATTTTTTATGTTTTACCATATACAGCATCTATTAATGGGATGTATGAAAGGTTACAAAAAGAGAGATTTGCTATTAATAAAGTCGACATGAAACATGGCAAGTCATTATATGCTTACTATCAGCAGTTACTTTCTCAAATACATGGAGAAAATGATGTCACTACAGAGAGTAAAAAGGATATACAAACAAAAGCTAGATACATGCACCACTTAAGTAAGGAAATATCGAATCCTATCAAAATTGTTACACCTCACCAAATTATTAAAGCATTTTATAAGGTTAAAGGCTACGAAACATTACTTACAGAGTTTTATGATGCATTATTTATTTTGGATGAGATTCATTGCTATGATATAGAGCTAACGTGCATTCTCATATTAGTGATGAAGTACATAAAAAGACATCTTAATGGCAAACTGTTTTTAATGTCTGCGACCTTTCCGGAAGTTTTAAAGACAGCTATTATGGAACAATTGGATATTGATTACGAAATAACGATGAAAGAAGAAGAATTAAAAAATTATGTCCGTCACCAGCTTCATTTATGTGAAGGAAGTATAGAAATGCAAATGGATACAATTACTGAAGATCTTAAAAATGGCAAAAGAGTATTGGTAGTTTGCAATACCATAAAAAAAGCCCAATATATGTATGATTGTTTAAAAAGCATACCTGAAACTTCTTTAATTCTGCATAGTTATTTTGCTGCAAAAGATAGAAAGTGTATTGAAGAAAGGTTGCTTAAAGGAGAAAAAGGTGAAAGCGGATATGAACCTATACAACTTTTAGTAGGTACTCAAGCTATTGAAGTTTCATTGGATTTAGATTTTGATGTAATATATACAGAATTAGCGCCTATAGATGCACTTATACAAAGATTTGGAAGAGTGTATCGAAATAGAAAAAGGAAAGATGAGGAATATGGGCAGGTATATGTTTGTACAGATATAGATAAGGGCTCTGACTTTATATATAATAAACCAATTAAATTATTGGACAAGACCTTGAAACAATTGGTTTTATATAATGGGAAATGCTTAGAAAATGAAATTATAAAGCAAATGCTGAATGATGTATATGGAGAAGAATATAAAGAAAGATTTCAAAAAACATTTCAAGACCTAGTCAGGAAATTTCAAAACATATGCTTATATCCTTTATTAGATTATTCAAAGGAGGCACAAGAATATTTCAATCAATTTGATGGAATGAAAATGTGCCCAGAAATTTATCTGGAACAATATATGGATTGTATTCAAAATAGACTATATATAGAGGCAGAAAGCTATTTAATGACGGTATCTGGTCGCAAGATATTTTATTATCTATCAAGTGGGAAAATTGATTGGGTAAAGATTAATTATAAACATCAAGTTTTGGTAGCATATTCAATATTTTTTGATTACGATGAAGAAAATGGTTTACAAGAGAAGAATATCAGGGAAGGAGAAGGACTATTTGCAGAATAG
- the cas5b gene encoding type I-B CRISPR-associated protein Cas5b has translation MYRITLQSSTAFFKNDMTITSIQQTYDCPPLSTIYGLISAAVGEKVEPISVGYIFEYQYKTEDYELIIRQLEKSNKQTYKELMKAGRITSRHDVLQGCFGAIPIKREIMVKCKLYLYIEDESIAESFKMPYYTLLLGRSEDLAFVKEVKKVELQENRHNISIGKTIIPFQPKLEVFGRLCSMPIYITDEYPRKVTKAGVFMILQNDNQKIGNYNNMFLYDEELKKGVYIHKEK, from the coding sequence ATGTATAGAATTACTTTGCAAAGCAGCACTGCATTTTTTAAAAACGACATGACAATAACCAGTATTCAGCAGACATATGATTGTCCGCCTTTGTCTACAATCTATGGTCTGATATCAGCTGCCGTGGGAGAGAAGGTAGAGCCTATTTCAGTGGGATATATATTTGAATACCAATATAAAACAGAGGATTATGAATTAATCATTAGGCAGTTAGAAAAAAGTAATAAACAAACATATAAGGAATTAATGAAAGCCGGTCGAATTACAAGTCGTCATGATGTGCTGCAAGGATGCTTTGGAGCGATTCCAATTAAAAGAGAAATTATGGTAAAATGCAAACTTTACCTATATATTGAGGATGAAAGTATTGCAGAATCTTTTAAAATGCCTTATTATACATTGTTACTTGGACGTAGCGAAGATTTAGCTTTTGTAAAAGAAGTGAAAAAAGTTGAACTCCAAGAGAATCGGCATAACATTTCGATAGGAAAAACAATCATTCCTTTTCAGCCTAAGCTGGAGGTATTTGGTCGACTTTGCTCCATGCCTATTTATATCACTGATGAATATCCTAGAAAAGTAACTAAAGCAGGAGTTTTTATGATATTACAAAATGATAATCAAAAGATAGGAAATTACAATAATATGTTTCTGTATGATGAAGAATTGAAAAAGGGTGTATATATACATAAGGAGAAGTGA
- the cas7i gene encoding type I-B CRISPR-associated protein Cas7/Cst2/DevR: MKMKGVTKENRRFLHGSMILNVPAGCINLGENGIKHIYTKVKGKSVKTSYIAGQSMKAKIKDKMEEDGVKLSIPKIVQESGKKNTPTTSCNPFEYLDDDLFGYMNVIPANDKDKVDEDNKGTTRVAPFKISYFIGREGDIKEDYGVKRNGALVDGQLTTMPLTGDTRNFASTQYSGCFMIDLNCAGRFFRKNIAGFKNISEKFPVERYNDLLIECEDDEFILKPEIRTERIQTLIETLPYLTGGAKLSTIYADIAPKFVVYCIMDIGNNIFQEISNPMEDFNINAFKEGILDYKDHIKSDIYIAKKNGFLDEHTNALKEFIDSFNMENKDKDIQIICNEDLSGINEITKRFSKEVLSKIYYSVENI, from the coding sequence ATGAAAATGAAAGGAGTTACAAAAGAAAACAGAAGATTTTTACATGGATCAATGATACTCAATGTTCCTGCAGGATGTATTAATTTAGGAGAAAATGGCATTAAGCATATTTATACAAAAGTGAAGGGGAAATCCGTCAAGACATCCTATATAGCAGGGCAGTCCATGAAAGCAAAAATTAAGGACAAAATGGAAGAAGATGGTGTAAAATTATCCATTCCGAAAATTGTACAAGAATCAGGGAAAAAGAATACACCAACAACATCATGTAATCCTTTTGAGTACTTAGACGATGATTTGTTTGGGTATATGAATGTAATTCCTGCCAATGATAAGGATAAAGTGGATGAAGATAATAAAGGAACTACGAGAGTAGCACCATTTAAAATATCTTACTTCATTGGAAGAGAAGGAGACATAAAAGAAGATTATGGAGTAAAAAGAAATGGAGCATTGGTGGATGGACAACTCACTACAATGCCTTTAACTGGTGATACAAGAAATTTTGCATCTACACAATATTCCGGTTGTTTTATGATAGATTTAAATTGTGCTGGTAGGTTCTTTAGGAAAAATATAGCTGGATTCAAGAATATTTCGGAGAAGTTTCCAGTAGAAAGATATAATGATTTGCTTATTGAATGTGAAGATGATGAATTTATCTTAAAGCCGGAAATTCGTACAGAACGTATTCAAACACTAATAGAAACTTTGCCCTATTTAACGGGAGGGGCTAAGTTAAGCACGATTTATGCTGATATTGCACCAAAGTTTGTTGTTTATTGTATCATGGATATCGGAAATAATATTTTTCAAGAGATTTCGAATCCTATGGAGGATTTTAATATCAACGCATTTAAAGAAGGAATTCTGGATTATAAGGACCATATTAAATCTGATATCTACATTGCGAAGAAAAACGGATTTTTAGATGAACATACCAACGCACTAAAAGAATTTATTGATTCTTTTAATATGGAGAATAAAGATAAAGACATACAAATAATTTGTAATGAAGATTTATCGGGTATAAATGAAATTACCAAGCGTTTTTCAAAAGAAGTTCTTTCTAAAATATACTATTCTGTAGAGAATATATAA